A single genomic interval of Helicoverpa armigera isolate CAAS_96S chromosome 22, ASM3070526v1, whole genome shotgun sequence harbors:
- the LOC110370903 gene encoding zinc finger protein 689 isoform X3 produces MAALNKPLQFDKICRACLEIKKDMRPLFEQLTATMLMGISKVQVAVGDGLPPQLCLQCVHQISRCHAFKDLVERNDVTLREHAARMAEEAFKREREEKDKLLSLNCAEPSYMQYMEVPLTNPAQILDGFFTATPDPLTAENTESKQEYEVEKLQPDVAQQKDKEGLNSDEENYLQLVLFQATSTVSPGRHVCNLCHKEFKHSRWLKQHMRSHTNWIKANCKKPPMCSICDRTFKGQGMLKMHMRTHEARPAKQPTCSVCQRTFPTKTLLYRHRQTHFEQKTHLCTVCDKRFYSAYALRSHMARHRGERPYVCSTCTKSFYNPTDLKVHFRLHTGEKPLKCTECNKTFRRHSTLCQHMKKHRGIRNHVCTVCNKGFYEVSKLNAHMRVHTGERPYECQYCERRFAQQSALIYHRRTHTGEKPYSCKICFARFTTSSARNNHMVTHTGNKRFACPVCLKGCTSRTELRVHASKHTGEKLFECGVCQQRFSSASYLAVHRRYHSGEKKYHCQVCGKGYVESNSYKKHMKTHGVSKSETESSASEASADKTDATVTEHTTTSTDDMDVQNQAQGQIQIQVQEQQVLQVQGQVERPPQQKVTRYKCGFCVKTYMNLHNLKKHMLVHTQANQDNTRNSEPIIFLTQQQTQQQQQQQQQQQVQQQQVQQQQVQQQQVQHQQMQQQHQQVQQVQVQQQQVQQQVQHHQQQQLQQQAVLQVGNVQQLAVPIHAQHVQQGITVSGVQQQPQQLQVQTIQIHPQHQPIQIHAVGVQQVQQQQLHVATSSCQTMLPNILQLQPGTVAVSGLGQQELGGVTHRIILQPQPAPPHPAVYTIHH; encoded by the exons ATGGCTGCTCTGAATAAACCTTTGCAGTTTGACAAAATATGTCGCGCTTGTTTAGAGATAAAAAAGGACATGCGACCTCTATTTGAACAACTTACAGCGACGATGTTGATGGGCATATCGAAAGTGCAG GTCGCTGTAGGAGACGGCCTGCCCCCCCAGCTGTGCCTCCAGTGCGTGCACCAGATCTCCCGGTGCCACGCCTTCAAGGACCTCGTCGAGAGGAATGACGTCACGCTCCGGGAACACGCCGCGCGCATGGCTGAAGAGGCCTTTAAGAGGGAGAGGGAGGAG AAGGACAAGTTACTGAGCCTCAACTGCGCGGAGCCGTCATACATGCAATACATGGAGGTGCCGCTGACCAACCCGGCGCAGATACTGGATGGGTTCTTCACTGCCACGCCTGATCCGCTGACTGCCGAAAACACCGAGTCGAAACAAGAATATGAGGTTGAAAAG CTGCAGCCAGACGTCGCTCAGCAGAAAGACAAAGAAGGTCTGAACTCTGACGAAGAGAACTACTTACAACTGGTTTTATTCCAAGCCACGTCCACAGTGTCGCCCGGGCGTCATGTATGCAACCTGTGTCACAAGGAGTTCAAGCACTCGCGCTGGCTCAAGCAGCACATGCGCTCGCACACCAACTGGATCAAAGCTAATTGCAAGAAACCACCCATGTGCTCTATCTGCGATAGAACTTTCAAG GGTCAGGGTATGCTAAAAATGCACATGCGTACCCACGAGGCGCGTCCAGCCAAGCAGCCGACATGCTCCGTGTGCCAGCGCACGTTCCCCACCAAGACCCTGCTGTACCGGCACCGGCAGACGCACTTCGAGCAGAAGACGCACCTGTGCACGGTGTGCGACAAGCGATTCTATAGCGCGTATGCTTTGCGCTCGCACATGGCGAGGCATCGCGGCGAGCGACCCTACGTCTGTTCTACTTGTACCAAGAGCTTCTATAACCCTACAGACCTTAAG GTTCATTTCCGTCTGCACACTGGTGAGAAGCCGCTGAAATGTACGGAATGCAACAAGACGTTCCGTCGTCACTCGACGCTGTGCCAGCATATGAAGAAGCACCGCGGCATACGGAACCACGTGTGCACTGTCTGTAATAAGGGCTTCTATGAAGTGTCCAAGCTTAATGCGCATATGCGGGTACATACTg GCGAGCGTCCATACGAGTGCCAGTACTGCGAGCGTCGCTTCGCGCAGCAGTCGGCGCTGATCTACCACCGCCGCACGCACACGGGCGAGAAGCCCTACAGCTGCAAGATCTGCTTCGCGCGCTTCACCACCTCCTCCGCCAGGAACAACCATATGGTCACACATACTGGGAACAAGAG GTTCGCATGCCCGGTGTGCCTGAAGGGCTGCACGTCGCGCACGGAGCTGCGCGTGCACGCCAGCAAGCACACCGGCGAGAAGCTGTTCGAGTGCGGCGTCTGCCAGCAGCGCTTCAGCTCCGCCTCCTACCTCGCCGTGCACCGCCGCTACCACTCCGGCGAGAAGAAGTACCACTGCCAGGTCTGCGGGAAGG GCTATGTTGAATCGAATTCATACAAGAAACACATGAAGACTCACGGCGTCAGCAAGTCGGAGACAGAGTCGTCGGCGTCGGAGGCGAGCGCCGACAAGACCGACGCCACCGTCACCGAGCATACCACCACCAGCACCGACGATATGGACGTGCAGAACCAAG CTCAAGGTCAAATCCAAATCCAAGTTCAAGAGCAACAAGTCCTTCAAGTTCAAGGACAAGTAGAGCGCCCTCCGCAGCAGAAGGTCACTCGCTACAAATGCGGCTTCTGCGTGAAGACTTATATGAATCTGCACAACTTGAAGAAACATATGCTGGTGCATACTCAAGCCAATCAG GATAACACCCGAAACTCGGAGCCAATAATATTCCTGACACAACAGCAAACacagcaacaacagcaacagcaacaacaacaacaggtGCAACAGCAACAAGTGCAACAGCAACAAGTGCAACAACAACAAGTCCAACACCAACAGATGCAACAACAACATCAACAAGTCCAACAAGTACAAGTGCAACAGCAACAAGTGCAACAGCAGGTGCAACACCATCAACAACAACAGTTGCAGCAACAAGCTGTGTTGCAGGTTGGCAACGTGCAACAGCTAGCGGTGCCGATACATGCGCAACATGTTCAACAGGGCATCACTGTGTCTGGTGTTCAG CAACAGCCACAGCAGCTTCAAGTACAAACCATACAGATACATCCACAGCATCAACCTATACAAATACAC GCTGTGGGAGTGCAACAAGTGCAGCAGCAACAGTTGCACGTGGCTACATCGTCCTGTCAGACCATGCTGCCCAATATATTGCAG CTGCAGCCAGGCACGGTGGCGGTGTCAGGGTTAGGGCAGCAGGAGCTGGGCGGCGTGACGCACCGCATCATCCTGCAGCCGcagcccgcgccgccgcaccCTGCCGTCTACACCATACACCACTGA
- the LOC110370903 gene encoding zinc finger protein 345 isoform X2, which translates to MAALNKPLQFDKICRACLEIKKDMRPLFEQLTATMLMGISKVQVAVGDGLPPQLCLQCVHQISRCHAFKDLVERNDVTLREHAARMAEEAFKREREEKDKLLSLNCAEPSYMQYMEVPLTNPAQILDGFFTATPDPLTAENTESKQEYEVEKLQPDVAQQKDKEGLNSDEENYLQLVLFQATSTVSPGRHVCNLCHKEFKHSRWLKQHMRSHTNWIKANCKKPPMCSICDRTFKGQGMLKMHMRTHEARPAKQPTCSVCQRTFPTKTLLYRHRQTHFEQKTHLCTVCDKRFYSAYALRSHMARHRGERPYVCSTCTKSFYNPTDLKVHFRLHTGEKPLKCTECNKTFRRHSTLCQHMKKHRGIRNHVCTVCNKGFYEVSKLNAHMRVHTGERPYECQYCERRFAQQSALIYHRRTHTGEKPYSCKICFARFTTSSARNNHMVTHTGNKRFACPVCLKGCTSRTELRVHASKHTGEKLFECGVCQQRFSSASYLAVHRRYHSGEKKYHCQVCGKGYVESNSYKKHMKTHGVSKSETESSASEASADKTDATVTEHTTTSTDDMDVQNQAQGQIQIQVQEQQVLQVQGQVERPPQQKVTRYKCGFCVKTYMNLHNLKKHMLVHTQANQDNTRNSEPIIFLTQQQTQQQQQQQQQQQVQQQQVQQQQVQQQQVQHQQMQQQHQQVQQVQVQQQQVQQQVQHHQQQQLQQQAVLQVGNVQQLAVPIHAQHVQQGITVSGVQSQHPYPVISSVQSLQLQQTQQQQPQQLQVQTIQIHPQHQPIQIHAVGVQQVQQQQLHVATSSCQTMLPNILQLQPGTVAVSGLGQQELGGVTHRIILQPQPAPPHPAVYTIHH; encoded by the exons ATGGCTGCTCTGAATAAACCTTTGCAGTTTGACAAAATATGTCGCGCTTGTTTAGAGATAAAAAAGGACATGCGACCTCTATTTGAACAACTTACAGCGACGATGTTGATGGGCATATCGAAAGTGCAG GTCGCTGTAGGAGACGGCCTGCCCCCCCAGCTGTGCCTCCAGTGCGTGCACCAGATCTCCCGGTGCCACGCCTTCAAGGACCTCGTCGAGAGGAATGACGTCACGCTCCGGGAACACGCCGCGCGCATGGCTGAAGAGGCCTTTAAGAGGGAGAGGGAGGAG AAGGACAAGTTACTGAGCCTCAACTGCGCGGAGCCGTCATACATGCAATACATGGAGGTGCCGCTGACCAACCCGGCGCAGATACTGGATGGGTTCTTCACTGCCACGCCTGATCCGCTGACTGCCGAAAACACCGAGTCGAAACAAGAATATGAGGTTGAAAAG CTGCAGCCAGACGTCGCTCAGCAGAAAGACAAAGAAGGTCTGAACTCTGACGAAGAGAACTACTTACAACTGGTTTTATTCCAAGCCACGTCCACAGTGTCGCCCGGGCGTCATGTATGCAACCTGTGTCACAAGGAGTTCAAGCACTCGCGCTGGCTCAAGCAGCACATGCGCTCGCACACCAACTGGATCAAAGCTAATTGCAAGAAACCACCCATGTGCTCTATCTGCGATAGAACTTTCAAG GGTCAGGGTATGCTAAAAATGCACATGCGTACCCACGAGGCGCGTCCAGCCAAGCAGCCGACATGCTCCGTGTGCCAGCGCACGTTCCCCACCAAGACCCTGCTGTACCGGCACCGGCAGACGCACTTCGAGCAGAAGACGCACCTGTGCACGGTGTGCGACAAGCGATTCTATAGCGCGTATGCTTTGCGCTCGCACATGGCGAGGCATCGCGGCGAGCGACCCTACGTCTGTTCTACTTGTACCAAGAGCTTCTATAACCCTACAGACCTTAAG GTTCATTTCCGTCTGCACACTGGTGAGAAGCCGCTGAAATGTACGGAATGCAACAAGACGTTCCGTCGTCACTCGACGCTGTGCCAGCATATGAAGAAGCACCGCGGCATACGGAACCACGTGTGCACTGTCTGTAATAAGGGCTTCTATGAAGTGTCCAAGCTTAATGCGCATATGCGGGTACATACTg GCGAGCGTCCATACGAGTGCCAGTACTGCGAGCGTCGCTTCGCGCAGCAGTCGGCGCTGATCTACCACCGCCGCACGCACACGGGCGAGAAGCCCTACAGCTGCAAGATCTGCTTCGCGCGCTTCACCACCTCCTCCGCCAGGAACAACCATATGGTCACACATACTGGGAACAAGAG GTTCGCATGCCCGGTGTGCCTGAAGGGCTGCACGTCGCGCACGGAGCTGCGCGTGCACGCCAGCAAGCACACCGGCGAGAAGCTGTTCGAGTGCGGCGTCTGCCAGCAGCGCTTCAGCTCCGCCTCCTACCTCGCCGTGCACCGCCGCTACCACTCCGGCGAGAAGAAGTACCACTGCCAGGTCTGCGGGAAGG GCTATGTTGAATCGAATTCATACAAGAAACACATGAAGACTCACGGCGTCAGCAAGTCGGAGACAGAGTCGTCGGCGTCGGAGGCGAGCGCCGACAAGACCGACGCCACCGTCACCGAGCATACCACCACCAGCACCGACGATATGGACGTGCAGAACCAAG CTCAAGGTCAAATCCAAATCCAAGTTCAAGAGCAACAAGTCCTTCAAGTTCAAGGACAAGTAGAGCGCCCTCCGCAGCAGAAGGTCACTCGCTACAAATGCGGCTTCTGCGTGAAGACTTATATGAATCTGCACAACTTGAAGAAACATATGCTGGTGCATACTCAAGCCAATCAG GATAACACCCGAAACTCGGAGCCAATAATATTCCTGACACAACAGCAAACacagcaacaacagcaacagcaacaacaacaacaggtGCAACAGCAACAAGTGCAACAGCAACAAGTGCAACAACAACAAGTCCAACACCAACAGATGCAACAACAACATCAACAAGTCCAACAAGTACAAGTGCAACAGCAACAAGTGCAACAGCAGGTGCAACACCATCAACAACAACAGTTGCAGCAACAAGCTGTGTTGCAGGTTGGCAACGTGCAACAGCTAGCGGTGCCGATACATGCGCAACATGTTCAACAGGGCATCACTGTGTCTGGTGTTCAG AGCCAGCACCCGTACCCGGTGATATCTTCAGTGCAGTCGCTGCAGCTGCAGCAAACACAACAG CAACAGCCACAGCAGCTTCAAGTACAAACCATACAGATACATCCACAGCATCAACCTATACAAATACAC GCTGTGGGAGTGCAACAAGTGCAGCAGCAACAGTTGCACGTGGCTACATCGTCCTGTCAGACCATGCTGCCCAATATATTGCAG CTGCAGCCAGGCACGGTGGCGGTGTCAGGGTTAGGGCAGCAGGAGCTGGGCGGCGTGACGCACCGCATCATCCTGCAGCCGcagcccgcgccgccgcaccCTGCCGTCTACACCATACACCACTGA
- the LOC110370903 gene encoding zinc finger protein 615 isoform X1 — protein MAALNKPLQFDKICRACLEIKKDMRPLFEQLTATMLMGISKVQVAVGDGLPPQLCLQCVHQISRCHAFKDLVERNDVTLREHAARMAEEAFKREREEKDKLLSLNCAEPSYMQYMEVPLTNPAQILDGFFTATPDPLTAENTESKQEYEVEKLQPDVAQQKDKEGLNSDEENYLQLVLFQATSTVSPGRHVCNLCHKEFKHSRWLKQHMRSHTNWIKANCKKPPMCSICDRTFKGQGMLKMHMRTHEARPAKQPTCSVCQRTFPTKTLLYRHRQTHFEQKTHLCTVCDKRFYSAYALRSHMARHRGERPYVCSTCTKSFYNPTDLKVHFRLHTGEKPLKCTECNKTFRRHSTLCQHMKKHRGIRNHVCTVCNKGFYEVSKLNAHMRVHTGERPYECQYCERRFAQQSALIYHRRTHTGEKPYSCKICFARFTTSSARNNHMVTHTGNKRFACPVCLKGCTSRTELRVHASKHTGEKLFECGVCQQRFSSASYLAVHRRYHSGEKKYHCQVCGKGYVESNSYKKHMKTHGVSKSETESSASEASADKTDATVTEHTTTSTDDMDVQNQAQGQIQIQVQEQQVLQVQGQVERPPQQKVTRYKCGFCVKTYMNLHNLKKHMLVHTQANQDNTRNSEPIIFLTQQQTQQQQQQQQQQQVQQQQVQQQQVQQQQVQHQQMQQQHQQVQQVQVQQQQVQQQVQHHQQQQLQQQAVLQVGNVQQLAVPIHAQHVQQGITVSGVQSQHPYPVISSVQSLQLQQTQQVNTQQPQQLQVQTIQIHPQHQPIQIHAVGVQQVQQQQLHVATSSCQTMLPNILQLQPGTVAVSGLGQQELGGVTHRIILQPQPAPPHPAVYTIHH, from the exons ATGGCTGCTCTGAATAAACCTTTGCAGTTTGACAAAATATGTCGCGCTTGTTTAGAGATAAAAAAGGACATGCGACCTCTATTTGAACAACTTACAGCGACGATGTTGATGGGCATATCGAAAGTGCAG GTCGCTGTAGGAGACGGCCTGCCCCCCCAGCTGTGCCTCCAGTGCGTGCACCAGATCTCCCGGTGCCACGCCTTCAAGGACCTCGTCGAGAGGAATGACGTCACGCTCCGGGAACACGCCGCGCGCATGGCTGAAGAGGCCTTTAAGAGGGAGAGGGAGGAG AAGGACAAGTTACTGAGCCTCAACTGCGCGGAGCCGTCATACATGCAATACATGGAGGTGCCGCTGACCAACCCGGCGCAGATACTGGATGGGTTCTTCACTGCCACGCCTGATCCGCTGACTGCCGAAAACACCGAGTCGAAACAAGAATATGAGGTTGAAAAG CTGCAGCCAGACGTCGCTCAGCAGAAAGACAAAGAAGGTCTGAACTCTGACGAAGAGAACTACTTACAACTGGTTTTATTCCAAGCCACGTCCACAGTGTCGCCCGGGCGTCATGTATGCAACCTGTGTCACAAGGAGTTCAAGCACTCGCGCTGGCTCAAGCAGCACATGCGCTCGCACACCAACTGGATCAAAGCTAATTGCAAGAAACCACCCATGTGCTCTATCTGCGATAGAACTTTCAAG GGTCAGGGTATGCTAAAAATGCACATGCGTACCCACGAGGCGCGTCCAGCCAAGCAGCCGACATGCTCCGTGTGCCAGCGCACGTTCCCCACCAAGACCCTGCTGTACCGGCACCGGCAGACGCACTTCGAGCAGAAGACGCACCTGTGCACGGTGTGCGACAAGCGATTCTATAGCGCGTATGCTTTGCGCTCGCACATGGCGAGGCATCGCGGCGAGCGACCCTACGTCTGTTCTACTTGTACCAAGAGCTTCTATAACCCTACAGACCTTAAG GTTCATTTCCGTCTGCACACTGGTGAGAAGCCGCTGAAATGTACGGAATGCAACAAGACGTTCCGTCGTCACTCGACGCTGTGCCAGCATATGAAGAAGCACCGCGGCATACGGAACCACGTGTGCACTGTCTGTAATAAGGGCTTCTATGAAGTGTCCAAGCTTAATGCGCATATGCGGGTACATACTg GCGAGCGTCCATACGAGTGCCAGTACTGCGAGCGTCGCTTCGCGCAGCAGTCGGCGCTGATCTACCACCGCCGCACGCACACGGGCGAGAAGCCCTACAGCTGCAAGATCTGCTTCGCGCGCTTCACCACCTCCTCCGCCAGGAACAACCATATGGTCACACATACTGGGAACAAGAG GTTCGCATGCCCGGTGTGCCTGAAGGGCTGCACGTCGCGCACGGAGCTGCGCGTGCACGCCAGCAAGCACACCGGCGAGAAGCTGTTCGAGTGCGGCGTCTGCCAGCAGCGCTTCAGCTCCGCCTCCTACCTCGCCGTGCACCGCCGCTACCACTCCGGCGAGAAGAAGTACCACTGCCAGGTCTGCGGGAAGG GCTATGTTGAATCGAATTCATACAAGAAACACATGAAGACTCACGGCGTCAGCAAGTCGGAGACAGAGTCGTCGGCGTCGGAGGCGAGCGCCGACAAGACCGACGCCACCGTCACCGAGCATACCACCACCAGCACCGACGATATGGACGTGCAGAACCAAG CTCAAGGTCAAATCCAAATCCAAGTTCAAGAGCAACAAGTCCTTCAAGTTCAAGGACAAGTAGAGCGCCCTCCGCAGCAGAAGGTCACTCGCTACAAATGCGGCTTCTGCGTGAAGACTTATATGAATCTGCACAACTTGAAGAAACATATGCTGGTGCATACTCAAGCCAATCAG GATAACACCCGAAACTCGGAGCCAATAATATTCCTGACACAACAGCAAACacagcaacaacagcaacagcaacaacaacaacaggtGCAACAGCAACAAGTGCAACAGCAACAAGTGCAACAACAACAAGTCCAACACCAACAGATGCAACAACAACATCAACAAGTCCAACAAGTACAAGTGCAACAGCAACAAGTGCAACAGCAGGTGCAACACCATCAACAACAACAGTTGCAGCAACAAGCTGTGTTGCAGGTTGGCAACGTGCAACAGCTAGCGGTGCCGATACATGCGCAACATGTTCAACAGGGCATCACTGTGTCTGGTGTTCAG AGCCAGCACCCGTACCCGGTGATATCTTCAGTGCAGTCGCTGCAGCTGCAGCAAACACAACAGGTTAACACG CAACAGCCACAGCAGCTTCAAGTACAAACCATACAGATACATCCACAGCATCAACCTATACAAATACAC GCTGTGGGAGTGCAACAAGTGCAGCAGCAACAGTTGCACGTGGCTACATCGTCCTGTCAGACCATGCTGCCCAATATATTGCAG CTGCAGCCAGGCACGGTGGCGGTGTCAGGGTTAGGGCAGCAGGAGCTGGGCGGCGTGACGCACCGCATCATCCTGCAGCCGcagcccgcgccgccgcaccCTGCCGTCTACACCATACACCACTGA
- the LOC110370904 gene encoding dnaJ homolog subfamily B member 13: MGFDFYGILGVKRNCTQLEVKRAYRRLALKYNPERHDNDENMQRIFALIGEAYEVLSDHLRRAVYDQYGEDGLKRGVPGPLLYLQPYYYHGDPVRTFNDFFGTANPYADLLDYYENPPPMFESPLGKGYKEKDATIVRPLALSLEEVYKGGLKKMKIQRLVFTDETCTELKLREKVLSIPIKAGIYPNTEVRFKEEGDQGPTRIPADVIFITEDRPHDTFIRSGLSDLLYIQDITLQEALCGFMVAIKTLDERMLRIKIADVVTPTYEKIIEDEGLPLPACPTKAKGNLILRFRIDFPEYLSKRSKKAFEEAFKIKDEEEEKFEKLPCGTLSDTTIFNT, from the coding sequence ATGGGTTTCGATTTCTACGGCATTCTGGGCGTGAAGCGCAACTGTACGCAGCTGGAGGTGAAGCGCGCGTACCGGCGGCTGGCGCTGAAGTACAACCCCGAGCGGCACGACAACGACGAGAACATGCAGCGCATCTTCGCGCTCATCGGCGAGGCGTACGAGGTGCTGTCCGACCACCTGCGCCGCGCCGTCTACGACCAGTACGGCGAGGACGGGCTCAAGCGCGGCGTGCCCGGCCCGCTGCTGTACCTGCAGCCCTACTACTACCACGGCGACCCAGTCCGCACCTTCAACGACTTCTTCGGCACCGCCAACCCCTACGCTGACCTGCTCGACTACTACGAGAACCCGCCACCCATGTTCGAGTCGCCGCTCGGCAAGGGCTACAAGGAGAAGGACGCCACCATCGTCAGACCCCTCGCGCTCTCTTTAGAAGAAGTCTACAAAGGAGGACTCAAGAAAATGAAGATTCAAAGACTGGTGTTCACAGATGAGACGTGTACGGAATTGAAGCTGAGAGAAAAAGTTCTGTCCATTCCCATTAAAGCTGGCATTTATCCGAATACAGAAGTGAGATTCAAAGAAGAGGGCGACCAGGGCCCGACGAGAATTCCAgctgatgttatttttataactgaagATCGGCCGCACGACACGTTCATCAGGTCCGGCCTGAGCGACTTACTTTACATACAGGATATCACTCTACAAGAAGCGCTCTGCGGTTTCATGGTAGCAATTAAAACCTTAGACGAGAGAATGCTGAGAATAAAAATAGCTGACGTCGTAACCCCTACGTACGAGAAGATTATAGAAGACGAGGGATTACCGTTGCCGGCTTGCCCTACGAAGGCAAaaggtaatttaatattaaggtTTCGGATCGACTTCCCAGAATATTTATCGAAGCGCAGTAAAAAGGCTTTCGAAGAGGCATTCAAGATAAAAGATGAGGAAGAAGAGAAGTTTGAAAAATTGCCCTGTGGTACATTGTCGGACACTACGATCTttaatacctaa